A single genomic interval of Helianthus annuus cultivar XRQ/B chromosome 6, HanXRQr2.0-SUNRISE, whole genome shotgun sequence harbors:
- the LOC110871740 gene encoding uncharacterized protein LOC110871740 yields MMRNLLQPTTSDHPLLHHHRFWVSGFGFELKKRSSRTNNNFFQNQATAAGDSEFEIDPDKARDALRQLDQQLDLISQKQANPVPKIKASSPYNAREEVTKDVQDPGAFLPYAFFGLLVFTIVYNVLFIKVIKPSIDGPQVELAPVRSSIMSQILKDE; encoded by the exons ATGATGCGTAATCTTCTTCAACCAACTACCTCTGATCATCCGCTGTTACATCATCACCGTTTTTGGGTATCCGGGTTCGGATTCGAGTTAAAGAAACGGAGCAGTCGTACCAACAACAATTTCTTTCAGAATCAAGCCACCGCTGCTGGAGATTCAGAGTTTGAAATCGACCCGGATAAGGCCCGAGACGCCCTCCGCCAGCTTGACCAACAACTGGACCTTATCTCGCAGAAACAAGCCAACCCTGTTCCTAAAATCAAAG CTTCCAGCCCATATAACGCAAGAGAGGAAGTGACGAAAGATGTTCAAGATCCAGGAGCATTTCTACCATATGCATTTTTTGGACTCTTGGTGTTCACCATTGTCTATAACGTTTTGTTCATAAAAGTAATAAAACCATCTATAGATGGACCGCAAGTGGAGTTAGCTCCGGTTCGATCATCCATTATGAGCCAAATTTTGAAAGACGAGTGA